A region from the Paenarthrobacter aurescens genome encodes:
- the purM gene encoding phosphoribosylformylglycinamidine cyclo-ligase encodes MSSATPAAENNSGITYASAGVDVEAGDRAVELMKGAIKATHNSSVIGGVGGFAGLYDVSKLLTYKKPLLATSTDGVGTKVAIAQAMDIHDTIGFDLVGMVVDDIVVVGAEPLYMTDYIACGKVVPERIADIVRGIAAACSVAGTALVGGETAEHPGLLGEHEYDVAGAATGIVEADALLGPDRVRAGDVVIGMASSGLHSNGYSLVRRVINHAGWALDRQVSELGRTLGEELLEPTRVYAADCLDLARTFPVHSANAVHGFSHVTGGGLAANLARVLPQGLVATVDRNSWELPAIFKLVSELGNVPLADLERTLNLGVGMVAIVSAEAADAAVARLNDRGLPSWVMGTVSADSDSIDKTGPDYVQGAKGVDGGAVRLVNAYA; translated from the coding sequence ATGAGCTCCGCAACACCCGCCGCTGAGAATAACTCCGGTATCACCTACGCCTCCGCGGGTGTGGACGTAGAAGCGGGAGACCGCGCAGTTGAACTCATGAAGGGTGCCATCAAGGCCACCCACAACTCATCGGTGATTGGCGGCGTCGGCGGTTTCGCTGGCCTGTACGACGTCTCGAAGCTGCTGACCTACAAGAAGCCGCTGCTGGCGACGTCCACTGACGGTGTTGGAACCAAGGTTGCCATCGCGCAGGCCATGGACATCCACGACACCATCGGTTTCGACCTCGTGGGCATGGTGGTGGACGACATCGTTGTGGTTGGCGCTGAGCCGCTCTACATGACCGACTACATCGCCTGCGGCAAGGTTGTCCCGGAGCGCATCGCTGACATCGTCCGCGGTATTGCTGCTGCGTGCTCCGTTGCCGGCACCGCCCTGGTGGGTGGCGAAACCGCTGAACACCCGGGCCTCCTGGGTGAGCACGAATACGATGTTGCAGGTGCCGCAACCGGCATCGTCGAGGCCGACGCGCTGCTCGGCCCGGACCGTGTCCGCGCCGGCGACGTCGTGATCGGCATGGCTTCCTCCGGCCTGCACTCCAACGGCTACTCCCTGGTCCGCCGCGTCATCAACCACGCCGGCTGGGCCCTGGACCGCCAGGTATCCGAGCTCGGACGCACCCTGGGTGAAGAACTCCTGGAGCCCACCCGCGTTTACGCAGCTGACTGCCTGGACCTGGCCCGCACCTTCCCCGTGCACTCGGCCAACGCTGTTCACGGCTTCAGCCACGTCACCGGCGGCGGACTGGCAGCCAACCTGGCCCGCGTCCTCCCGCAGGGCCTCGTGGCCACGGTGGACCGCAACAGCTGGGAACTTCCCGCCATCTTCAAGCTGGTGTCAGAGCTGGGCAACGTCCCGCTGGCAGACCTCGAGCGCACGCTGAACCTCGGCGTGGGCATGGTTGCCATCGTTTCCGCCGAAGCAGCCGACGCCGCAGTTGCCCGCCTCAACGACCGCGGCCTGCCGTCTTGGGTTATGGGTACCGTTTCGGCTGACAGCGACTCGATCGACAAGACCGGCCCGGACTACGTCCAGGGTGCCAAGGGAGTCGACGGCGGCGCTGTCCGTTTGGTAAACGCCTACGCCTAA
- a CDS encoding VOC family protein → MTARKHYASGEPCWADLQTRDVAAAKTFYGQVFGWTFKDLPTPDGRSYAQAFVKDQLVAVIAPQNPMQEAAGTHGQWNIYLSATDTEEIAEETVHAGGKLQFGPEAVADTGVLAFIEPPGGGTTGIWQAGTHTGSHLFNEPGALAWAELLTPEPQAAVAFFQQLFSHDVTEYPQDDGGSYSTLMVKGEEVAGIVPADEGDEAGWQIYFGVADLRKAAEAAIAGGGELLVEPEDKPETGSLATVQDPQGGVLSLIQV, encoded by the coding sequence ATGACCGCCCGCAAGCACTACGCCAGTGGTGAGCCTTGCTGGGCGGACCTCCAGACACGGGATGTTGCGGCAGCCAAGACCTTCTACGGGCAGGTGTTCGGTTGGACTTTCAAGGACCTGCCCACGCCGGATGGCCGCAGTTATGCGCAGGCGTTCGTGAAGGACCAATTGGTGGCCGTGATCGCTCCCCAAAACCCCATGCAGGAGGCCGCCGGAACGCATGGTCAGTGGAACATCTATTTATCGGCCACTGACACGGAGGAAATCGCCGAAGAAACGGTCCACGCAGGCGGGAAGCTTCAATTTGGCCCTGAGGCTGTAGCGGATACAGGCGTCCTGGCCTTCATCGAGCCACCGGGCGGCGGCACCACGGGCATTTGGCAAGCCGGAACCCACACGGGCAGTCACCTGTTCAATGAGCCCGGAGCTTTGGCGTGGGCTGAACTGTTGACGCCTGAGCCGCAGGCCGCCGTCGCATTTTTCCAGCAGCTTTTCAGCCATGACGTCACCGAATATCCCCAGGACGACGGCGGGAGCTACAGCACGCTGATGGTCAAGGGTGAGGAAGTGGCTGGCATAGTTCCTGCCGACGAGGGCGATGAAGCCGGCTGGCAGATTTACTTTGGCGTTGCGGACCTGCGCAAAGCAGCCGAAGCGGCCATTGCCGGGGGAGGAGAGCTTCTGGTGGAACCGGAGGACAAACCCGAAACGGGGTCGTTGGCCACCGTGCAGGATCCGCAGGGCGGCGTGCTGAGCCTGATCCAGGTCTAG
- a CDS encoding DUF3073 domain-containing protein, giving the protein MGRGRQKAKATKQARDIKYYSPNTDYSALERELTGPSSRVKSHFPDDPPEPDYSAYEDKYAEDDDDEVDTRRIG; this is encoded by the coding sequence ATGGGGCGCGGCCGTCAAAAGGCAAAAGCTACCAAGCAGGCTCGGGACATCAAGTACTACTCCCCGAACACTGACTATTCGGCACTTGAGCGGGAGCTCACGGGTCCGTCCAGTCGTGTAAAGAGCCACTTCCCGGACGATCCCCCGGAGCCGGATTATTCGGCCTACGAGGACAAGTACGCGGAAGATGACGACGACGAGGTAGACACCCGTCGGATCGGATAG
- the uraD gene encoding 2-oxo-4-hydroxy-4-carboxy-5-ureidoimidazoline decarboxylase, which produces MELAVFNSVDRDEAIRTLTPCLDISRWVESIVDARPYASVDELLGQAQRAAEPFTAAEVESAMAHHPRIGERPKAQTTEAAMSRSEQAGVDPGDSQVTAALAEGNRAYEEKFGRVFLIRAAGRSAQEMLAALQERLTHTPQEEDTIVAGQLREIALLRLSGLISEGVNA; this is translated from the coding sequence ATGGAGCTTGCAGTATTCAACAGTGTTGACCGGGACGAGGCCATCAGGACGCTCACCCCTTGCCTGGATATCAGCCGCTGGGTTGAGTCCATCGTGGACGCGCGCCCCTACGCCAGCGTCGACGAGCTGCTGGGGCAAGCCCAGCGTGCCGCTGAGCCGTTCACCGCGGCCGAGGTGGAATCCGCCATGGCGCACCACCCCCGGATCGGCGAACGTCCCAAGGCCCAGACCACCGAGGCGGCCATGTCGCGTTCGGAGCAGGCAGGCGTTGATCCCGGCGACAGCCAGGTAACTGCCGCCCTCGCCGAGGGAAACCGGGCGTATGAGGAGAAGTTCGGCAGGGTTTTCCTGATTCGCGCCGCAGGCCGCAGCGCACAGGAAATGCTCGCCGCCCTCCAGGAACGCCTCACCCACACCCCCCAGGAAGAAGACACAATCGTGGCCGGCCAGCTCCGGGAGATCGCACTGCTGCGCCTCTCCGGACTGATCAGCGAAGGAGTCAACGCATGA
- the purF gene encoding amidophosphoribosyltransferase yields MARGDGKLSHDLLPGEKGPQDACGVFGVWAPGEEVAKLTYYGLYALQHRGQESAGIATSDGKRINVYKDMGLVSQVFDETTLNTLTGHLAVGHCRYSTTGASHWANAQPTLGATATGTVALAHNGNLTNTAELREMILERNDGQLTGEMKQGNTSDTALVTALLEGEEGKTLEQTALELLPKIKGGFCFVFMDEGTLYAARDTYGIRPLCLGRLDRGWVVASEQAGLATVGASFIREIEPGEFIAIDEDGVRSQRFAEATPAGCVFEYVYLARPDAAIAGRSVYEARVEMGRQLARENTHEADLVIPVPESGTPAAVGYAEQSGIPFAHGFVKNAYVGRTFIQPSQTLRQLGIRLKLNALESVIRGKRIVVVDDSIVRGNTQRAIVRMLREAGAAAVHVKISSPPVQWPCFYGIDFASRAELIANGATIEEISTAIGADSLAYISEDGMIGATQQPRERLCTACFTGKYPIELPHADKLGKNLLERTDLGGLEPAAQSGSVDDSEDPAEKPGATGCDPGPDAEFENLLTDADRLTDADKKESV; encoded by the coding sequence GTGGCACGTGGCGACGGAAAACTTTCTCATGATCTTCTCCCCGGCGAAAAAGGCCCTCAGGACGCTTGTGGCGTCTTTGGGGTTTGGGCTCCCGGTGAAGAAGTAGCAAAACTCACCTATTACGGGCTGTATGCGCTGCAGCACCGCGGACAAGAATCGGCTGGTATAGCTACCAGTGACGGCAAGCGCATCAACGTCTATAAGGACATGGGCCTTGTGTCCCAGGTCTTCGATGAGACAACCCTGAACACCCTTACCGGGCACCTGGCCGTTGGCCACTGCCGGTACTCCACCACCGGCGCAAGCCACTGGGCCAACGCGCAGCCAACCCTGGGCGCAACAGCAACCGGCACGGTTGCCTTGGCCCACAACGGCAACCTGACCAACACCGCTGAACTCCGGGAAATGATCCTTGAGCGCAACGATGGCCAGCTGACCGGTGAGATGAAGCAGGGCAACACCTCGGACACCGCACTGGTCACAGCCCTCCTTGAAGGCGAAGAGGGCAAGACCCTGGAGCAGACCGCCCTGGAGCTGCTGCCCAAGATCAAGGGCGGCTTCTGCTTCGTCTTCATGGATGAAGGAACCCTCTACGCAGCCCGCGATACCTACGGCATCCGCCCGCTGTGCCTGGGCCGTCTGGATCGCGGCTGGGTTGTTGCCTCCGAGCAGGCCGGCCTGGCCACCGTTGGCGCGAGCTTCATCCGCGAGATCGAGCCCGGCGAGTTCATTGCAATCGATGAGGACGGCGTCCGTTCTCAGCGCTTCGCCGAGGCAACCCCCGCAGGCTGCGTCTTCGAATACGTTTACCTTGCCCGCCCGGACGCAGCCATTGCCGGCCGCTCCGTGTACGAGGCACGTGTTGAGATGGGCCGCCAGTTGGCCCGCGAAAACACGCACGAGGCAGACCTCGTCATCCCTGTACCCGAGTCCGGCACACCCGCCGCTGTTGGCTACGCAGAGCAGTCCGGAATCCCGTTCGCCCATGGTTTCGTAAAGAACGCCTACGTGGGCCGCACGTTCATCCAGCCCTCGCAGACGCTGCGCCAGCTGGGTATCCGGCTCAAGCTCAACGCCTTGGAATCGGTGATCCGCGGCAAGCGCATTGTTGTGGTGGATGACTCGATCGTCCGTGGCAACACCCAGCGCGCCATTGTCCGGATGCTCCGCGAAGCCGGCGCCGCCGCAGTGCACGTCAAGATTTCTTCTCCCCCGGTCCAGTGGCCTTGCTTCTATGGCATCGACTTCGCCTCCCGCGCGGAATTGATCGCCAACGGTGCCACCATCGAGGAAATCTCCACGGCCATTGGCGCTGACTCGCTGGCCTACATCTCCGAAGACGGCATGATCGGCGCTACCCAGCAGCCGCGCGAACGCCTCTGCACCGCCTGCTTCACCGGCAAGTACCCCATCGAGCTGCCGCACGCGGACAAGCTGGGCAAGAACCTGCTGGAGCGCACGGACCTTGGTGGCCTTGAACCGGCCGCTCAGTCCGGGTCTGTGGACGATTCCGAGGATCCTGCCGAGAAGCCGGGTGCCACGGGGTGCGATCCCGGGCCCGATGCCGAATTTGAAAACCTGCTTACCGACGCTGATCGTTTGACCGACGCCGACAAGAAAGAGTCTGTATGA
- a CDS encoding C2 family cysteine protease → MAGFYGADIAQLRALAKTMSRHSERMTSLSVELGHLINNAPWDGRDAVMFKAKWDSEHRPMLKKVSNELQNQAKELIRNADEQDKSSSGSSGSDRSGRGDSNPPGDPGPLDPDKPDVDVPGDVRKDPDAGDPSDINQGQIGDCWLLAGIGSVAQVLEREGKLDEFLEEHMRPVGDPPTHWVVTLYEDGEPVEVTVEAKSVDGGVRGADGEPNWLSIYERAAAEHRGGSYDDIDGGFSNEAMELMTGQSADKDGELNFDDIEDKLSDGQAISVGTEDVKDDDFDWVWESDEVNRTDVVPNHAYVVVDVKTNDDGEKVIVLANPWGPSGGYMEGDDDLKSGTLELTEDEYKENFDSVYSVDVK, encoded by the coding sequence ATGGCTGGATTTTACGGAGCTGATATTGCCCAATTGCGGGCGCTCGCCAAGACCATGTCGCGCCATTCGGAGCGGATGACCTCGCTGTCCGTGGAGCTGGGACATCTGATCAACAACGCCCCCTGGGATGGCCGCGATGCCGTCATGTTCAAGGCGAAGTGGGATTCCGAGCACCGCCCCATGCTCAAAAAGGTCTCCAATGAGCTGCAAAACCAAGCCAAAGAGCTGATTCGCAATGCCGACGAGCAGGACAAGTCCAGCTCCGGTTCTTCGGGCTCTGATCGCTCGGGGCGGGGAGATTCGAACCCTCCCGGTGACCCCGGTCCGCTGGATCCTGACAAGCCCGACGTCGATGTGCCCGGCGATGTCCGAAAGGACCCCGACGCCGGCGACCCCAGCGATATCAACCAGGGGCAGATCGGCGACTGCTGGCTGTTGGCTGGAATTGGTTCGGTGGCCCAGGTGCTGGAGCGGGAGGGCAAACTCGACGAGTTCCTAGAAGAACACATGCGTCCGGTGGGCGACCCTCCAACCCATTGGGTGGTCACTCTTTACGAAGACGGCGAACCCGTGGAAGTCACTGTGGAGGCCAAGTCCGTTGACGGTGGAGTCCGTGGCGCCGATGGCGAACCCAACTGGCTTTCCATCTACGAACGCGCAGCAGCCGAGCACCGTGGCGGGTCCTACGACGACATCGACGGCGGGTTCAGCAACGAGGCCATGGAACTCATGACCGGGCAGTCTGCGGACAAGGACGGCGAACTGAACTTCGATGACATTGAGGACAAACTTTCGGACGGCCAAGCCATTTCCGTGGGCACCGAGGACGTCAAGGACGACGACTTCGACTGGGTCTGGGAATCCGATGAGGTCAACCGAACCGACGTCGTACCCAACCACGCCTACGTAGTGGTTGATGTGAAAACCAACGACGACGGCGAGAAAGTCATTGTGCTGGCCAACCCCTGGGGACCTTCCGGCGGTTACATGGAAGGCGACGACGACCTCAAGTCCGGCACACTGGAACTGACCGAGGACGAGTACAAGGAAAACTTTGACTCCGTATACTCCGTGGACGTGAAGTAA
- a CDS encoding alanine--glyoxylate aminotransferase family protein, whose product MPHILTSRFLFGPGPSNCYPEAMAALAYPVLGHLDPVFIERLDHTCQGLRTVWGTSNARTLPLSATGSGGMEAAFVNTVSDGDVAVIAVNGLFGERMCEVARRCGATVVRVDHEWGQPVDAERVLAAHPHPKVIAAVHAETSVGVLSDIAALGAGKGDALLITDAVTSIGGLELRADDWGIDVGYAGTQKCLGVPPGLSPFTVSDRAFERRIKDPRSWYLDIGLLGGYVGAASGARTYHHTAPVTMIAGLEAALDRILAEGLDVVQARHRAAGTALQDGLQDMGLELFAAEGSRLPSLTTVKVPDGVNSAAVRAYLLKNFSMEIGSGVGEFADTVWRIGMMGPNANSASVTLVLGALKEAIANA is encoded by the coding sequence ATGCCGCACATTCTGACGTCCAGGTTCCTGTTCGGTCCCGGCCCCAGCAATTGCTACCCGGAAGCCATGGCCGCGCTGGCCTACCCCGTGCTCGGCCACCTCGATCCCGTGTTCATCGAACGGCTGGACCACACCTGCCAGGGCCTGCGGACAGTTTGGGGGACTTCCAATGCCCGCACACTTCCGTTGAGTGCCACCGGTTCTGGCGGCATGGAAGCCGCTTTTGTGAACACCGTGTCCGACGGCGACGTAGCCGTGATCGCTGTCAACGGACTCTTCGGAGAGCGGATGTGCGAGGTGGCACGGCGTTGCGGGGCCACTGTGGTCCGGGTGGATCACGAATGGGGCCAGCCCGTTGATGCCGAGCGTGTGCTCGCGGCGCACCCGCACCCTAAGGTGATCGCGGCCGTCCACGCAGAAACTTCCGTGGGCGTACTCTCCGACATCGCGGCCCTCGGCGCAGGCAAGGGTGACGCGCTGCTGATCACCGACGCCGTCACGTCCATCGGCGGACTGGAGCTCCGGGCAGACGACTGGGGGATCGACGTCGGATACGCCGGTACCCAGAAATGTCTGGGGGTGCCGCCGGGACTGTCGCCGTTCACAGTGTCCGATCGCGCCTTCGAGCGCCGCATCAAGGACCCACGCTCCTGGTACCTCGACATCGGGCTGCTGGGCGGGTACGTCGGCGCGGCCAGCGGTGCCCGCACATATCACCACACCGCGCCGGTCACCATGATCGCCGGCCTCGAAGCCGCGCTGGACCGCATCCTCGCCGAGGGGCTGGACGTTGTGCAGGCCCGGCATCGTGCTGCTGGAACCGCGTTGCAGGACGGGCTTCAGGACATGGGACTGGAACTGTTCGCCGCCGAAGGCTCCCGGTTGCCTAGCCTCACCACGGTGAAAGTGCCCGACGGCGTCAACTCGGCCGCGGTCCGCGCTTACCTTTTGAAGAACTTCAGTATGGAGATTGGCTCAGGTGTGGGGGAGTTCGCGGACACTGTTTGGAGGATCGGCATGATGGGCCCCAACGCCAACAGCGCTTCCGTGACCCTGGTGCTGGGTGCGCTCAAAGAGGCCATCGCCAACGCCTGA
- the uraH gene encoding hydroxyisourate hydrolase, with amino-acid sequence MSVSQVTTHILDTGSGRPAAGVAVVLYVREGDDWTLVAKGETDADGRIKTLGPERIPGGAYRLNFATGAYYEGLGTETFFPEVDLNFTVSDAGEHYHVPLLLSPFAFSTYRGS; translated from the coding sequence ATGAGCGTTTCACAAGTAACAACCCATATTCTGGACACAGGTTCCGGACGCCCGGCGGCGGGTGTCGCCGTCGTACTTTACGTCCGCGAAGGCGATGACTGGACCCTGGTGGCGAAAGGCGAAACCGACGCCGATGGCCGCATCAAGACCCTTGGCCCGGAACGCATTCCCGGTGGCGCCTACCGCCTTAACTTCGCTACGGGTGCCTACTACGAAGGGCTGGGAACAGAGACGTTCTTCCCCGAAGTGGACTTGAACTTCACAGTTTCGGACGCCGGCGAGCATTATCACGTGCCCCTCCTGCTGAGCCCGTTCGCGTTCTCTACGTACCGCGGCAGCTAA
- a CDS encoding phosphatase PAP2 family protein produces MTTEGKTDGNGTPEQGVTGEVSQDRFVAGQDLTRWKSPAGRVLAGGAEKVTSLLGPYAALIITLVAGLAIALSLALVFGEVYESVTEADGVAGLDDPVLAAAKSVRSPGLDMTTTAYTNIGGTVGMPILAVGIMVFLATRRRSWTPVILMLAAGLGSLVITILGKPIFGRSRPDIADAIPPYEHSASFPSGHSLNSIVIAGIVAYLIILRLKTTKARVITVLVAAVFAFTMGLSRVYLGHHWLTDVLAAWAIGIAWLALVITAHRLYLTVRTRRHSAVAS; encoded by the coding sequence GTGACGACTGAAGGAAAGACCGACGGAAACGGGACGCCAGAGCAAGGCGTTACCGGCGAGGTAAGCCAGGACCGGTTCGTCGCCGGGCAGGACCTGACGCGTTGGAAATCCCCGGCTGGCCGGGTGCTGGCCGGAGGCGCTGAAAAAGTCACCTCCCTGTTGGGCCCCTATGCGGCACTGATCATCACCCTGGTAGCGGGGCTGGCCATTGCCCTTTCACTGGCCCTGGTATTCGGCGAGGTCTATGAGTCCGTCACAGAAGCGGACGGCGTGGCCGGGCTGGACGATCCCGTGTTGGCAGCCGCCAAGTCCGTGCGCTCCCCCGGGCTGGACATGACAACCACCGCCTATACCAACATCGGCGGCACGGTGGGCATGCCCATCCTTGCCGTGGGAATCATGGTTTTCCTTGCCACGCGAAGGCGTTCGTGGACTCCGGTCATCCTGATGCTCGCAGCCGGGCTGGGTTCGCTGGTGATCACCATCCTGGGCAAGCCGATCTTTGGCCGGAGCCGCCCGGACATTGCCGACGCCATTCCGCCCTATGAACACTCGGCGTCATTCCCCAGCGGGCACTCCCTGAACTCGATTGTGATCGCGGGAATTGTGGCCTACCTGATCATTCTCCGGTTGAAGACCACCAAGGCCAGGGTCATCACGGTCCTCGTGGCGGCAGTGTTCGCTTTCACCATGGGCCTGAGCCGGGTCTACCTGGGCCATCACTGGTTGACGGACGTTCTGGCGGCTTGGGCAATCGGCATTGCCTGGCTGGCGCTGGTCATAACCGCCCACCGCCTCTATCTGACGGTGAGAACACGCCGTCACAGCGCGGTAGCCTCTTGA
- a CDS encoding septum formation family protein, with product MSQDNTSPRDGSPREQGEDGVPSAPQTPPAPGQQPPAAPWTPPSGLQPDPAPDLDPDFVSNPAEQPDPTLPPADSASGGNPASVENAGTPVHVGSPTHGGQQPYVSQQPYAGPQAYLGSQPYPGQQPYAGEQPYPGQQPYPGQEWPPGPNGQPEPHGDPVKRQRLVIGGIVVGVLILIGVVIWVLLNLLGTRPEASVASPSAAPTAGPLPRDADATDFQVGDCFADFDANASKARAVACDTEHSAQLGAVFSYGADESFPGTNALKEKGREVCKDVKLNDAADNYILLQQNVYPSTSSWDQGDRRVDCFIVVDSGNTIKEDLLRK from the coding sequence ATGAGCCAGGACAACACTTCACCCCGTGACGGTTCACCACGCGAGCAAGGCGAGGATGGAGTACCTTCCGCGCCACAGACACCGCCGGCGCCGGGCCAGCAACCGCCGGCAGCTCCTTGGACGCCTCCCTCAGGACTGCAACCGGACCCCGCCCCGGACCTCGACCCCGACTTCGTTTCCAACCCGGCGGAGCAGCCGGACCCCACACTGCCGCCTGCGGACTCAGCATCCGGCGGGAACCCAGCATCCGTCGAGAACGCTGGTACGCCCGTTCATGTGGGATCTCCAACACATGGAGGGCAGCAGCCGTACGTCAGCCAGCAGCCTTATGCGGGGCCGCAGGCCTACCTGGGCTCGCAGCCATACCCCGGGCAACAGCCTTACGCAGGCGAGCAACCGTACCCGGGCCAGCAGCCCTACCCCGGCCAGGAATGGCCGCCGGGGCCCAACGGACAGCCTGAACCCCACGGGGACCCGGTCAAGCGGCAGCGGCTGGTCATCGGCGGAATCGTGGTGGGCGTCCTGATACTTATTGGCGTTGTAATCTGGGTCCTCCTCAACCTGCTGGGGACCCGGCCTGAAGCATCCGTAGCTTCACCCAGCGCAGCTCCTACGGCCGGCCCTCTCCCCCGCGACGCGGATGCAACGGACTTCCAAGTTGGGGACTGCTTCGCCGACTTTGACGCCAACGCATCAAAAGCCAGAGCTGTAGCTTGCGATACCGAGCACTCGGCCCAACTTGGCGCCGTTTTCAGCTACGGTGCTGACGAATCCTTCCCCGGAACCAATGCCCTGAAGGAGAAAGGCCGCGAGGTTTGCAAAGACGTGAAGCTCAACGATGCGGCCGATAACTACATTCTGCTCCAGCAGAACGTTTACCCGAGCACCTCAAGTTGGGACCAGGGCGACCGCCGCGTTGATTGCTTCATCGTGGTGGATTCAGGCAACACCATCAAGGAGGATCTCCTCAGGAAGTAG
- a CDS encoding VOC family protein: MPEVQSYQQGTPCWVDLSSTDIDVSKEFYRHLFGWELDAMDAGNGMTYYMAKLKGRYVAGMMQQTPDSPPGMPSYWANYLAVDSADETARRVEAAGGTVLFPPDSVPNGSGRMFFATDPTGAQIGFWEAGNHPGAGLVNEPGTMIWNELQTNDVPKAVAFYEAVTGCSSETEPAGDLQEYTSLLVDGKRIAGALKLPIEGLSPFWMTYFNVLDIDATVEQAVDLRSHVIAPPFDVPGVGRMAVLMDPAGAAFSIMSGLAA, encoded by the coding sequence ATGCCGGAGGTCCAGAGTTATCAGCAGGGAACACCGTGTTGGGTGGACCTGTCCTCCACCGACATTGACGTTTCCAAGGAGTTCTACCGTCACCTCTTCGGGTGGGAACTGGACGCCATGGACGCCGGAAATGGCATGACCTACTACATGGCCAAACTGAAGGGCCGGTACGTGGCGGGAATGATGCAGCAAACACCTGATTCCCCGCCGGGAATGCCGTCCTATTGGGCGAACTACCTTGCCGTTGATTCCGCAGATGAGACTGCCAGGCGTGTGGAGGCCGCTGGAGGTACCGTTCTTTTCCCTCCTGACTCTGTTCCCAACGGCAGCGGGCGTATGTTCTTCGCCACAGATCCCACTGGTGCGCAGATCGGTTTCTGGGAGGCCGGCAATCATCCGGGGGCGGGTCTGGTGAACGAGCCCGGAACCATGATTTGGAATGAACTGCAGACCAATGACGTCCCCAAGGCCGTGGCTTTTTATGAGGCCGTGACTGGTTGCAGCAGCGAAACGGAACCGGCCGGTGACTTGCAGGAATACACGAGCCTGCTGGTGGACGGGAAGCGGATTGCCGGTGCGCTGAAGTTGCCTATTGAAGGGTTGTCGCCGTTTTGGATGACGTACTTCAACGTGCTGGATATTGACGCAACAGTGGAGCAAGCCGTCGATTTGAGGAGCCACGTGATCGCCCCACCTTTTGATGTTCCAGGAGTTGGGCGGATGGCCGTGCTGATGGACCCGGCAGGCGCAGCGTTCAGCATCATGTCAGGCCTCGCAGCATGA